One region of Deltaproteobacteria bacterium genomic DNA includes:
- a CDS encoding DUF72 domain-containing protein: MARFSADKPDTHIRFGPAGWDYPDWAGKVYPAPKPKGFDPLRYLSRYFQTIEINSTFYRPATAEVARGWAQRVGERDQFRFTAKLWRRFTHERDTAWTREDVDSVRAGFDALATAGKLGAVLLQFPWSFRNDERNREWLRDLARAFREYPLVIEVRHISWNEPDFYAELAAGRIGIVNLDQPMFRNSLPPSARATSSVGYIRVHGRNYKDWFRKTAGRDERYDYLYSAAELKPWAERTKALALEPSVTDVYVVNNNHFAGQAVTNALMLEAQVTRQPVKAPETLLKAYPEELSRLI, encoded by the coding sequence ATGGCGCGCTTTTCTGCGGACAAGCCTGATACTCACATCCGGTTCGGTCCGGCGGGCTGGGACTATCCGGACTGGGCGGGCAAGGTCTATCCGGCCCCGAAGCCGAAGGGCTTTGACCCGCTGCGCTATCTGTCGCGATATTTCCAGACCATCGAGATCAACTCCACGTTCTACAGGCCCGCTACCGCCGAGGTCGCGCGCGGCTGGGCGCAGCGCGTTGGCGAGCGGGACCAGTTCCGCTTCACGGCGAAGCTGTGGAGGCGCTTCACGCACGAGCGCGACACGGCGTGGACGCGAGAGGACGTCGACTCGGTTCGCGCCGGCTTCGATGCTCTCGCCACAGCGGGGAAGCTGGGCGCGGTCCTGCTGCAGTTTCCCTGGTCCTTTCGCAACGATGAACGGAATCGCGAATGGCTGCGCGACCTGGCCCGCGCTTTCCGCGAGTATCCGCTGGTGATTGAGGTCCGCCACATCTCCTGGAACGAACCGGACTTCTACGCGGAGCTCGCGGCGGGACGGATCGGGATCGTCAACCTCGATCAGCCAATGTTCCGCAACTCGCTGCCACCCTCCGCCCGCGCCACGTCATCGGTGGGCTACATCCGCGTCCACGGCCGGAATTACAAGGACTGGTTCCGGAAGACCGCGGGACGCGACGAGCGGTACGATTACCTGTACTCCGCCGCCGAGCTGAAGCCGTGGGCGGAGCGCACGAAGGCGCTCGCTCTGGAGCCGAGCGTCACCGACGTCTACGTCGTCAACAACAACCACTTCGCCGGACAGGCGGTGACGAATGCCTTGATGCTGGAGGCACAGGTCACACGGCAGCCGGTGAAGGCGCCAGAGACGCTGTTGAAGGCGTACCCGGAGGAGCTGTCGCGCCTGATCTAG
- a CDS encoding alpha/beta hydrolase, whose amino-acid sequence MSKVKTKDGVEIFYKDWGKGQPIVFSHGWPLSADDWDAQMMFFATRGYRVIAHDRRGHGRSTQTSDGHDMDHYADDLAAVTTHLDLRNAVHVGHSTGGGEVVHYLARHGESRVDKAAIISAVPPLMVKTAANPGGLPKEVFDNLQAQVANNRAQFYRDLPAGPFYGFNRPGAKSSEGIIQNWWRQGMMGGAKAHYDGIVAFSQTDFTDDLKKITVPVLVMHGDDDQIVPYADAGPLSAKLLKKGTLKTYKGFPHGMPTTQAETINADLLSFLKS is encoded by the coding sequence ATGAGCAAAGTCAAGACGAAGGACGGCGTTGAGATCTTCTACAAGGACTGGGGCAAGGGGCAGCCCATCGTTTTCAGCCATGGCTGGCCACTCTCGGCAGACGACTGGGACGCGCAGATGATGTTCTTCGCGACTCGCGGCTACCGTGTCATCGCGCATGACCGGCGCGGTCACGGCCGGTCCACGCAGACCAGCGACGGGCACGACATGGACCACTATGCCGACGATCTCGCGGCGGTGACCACTCACCTCGACCTGAGGAATGCGGTGCATGTCGGTCATTCCACCGGTGGCGGCGAGGTGGTCCATTATCTGGCACGGCATGGCGAGAGCCGGGTCGACAAGGCGGCCATCATCAGCGCTGTGCCGCCGCTGATGGTGAAGACGGCGGCCAATCCTGGGGGCCTGCCCAAGGAAGTGTTCGACAATCTTCAGGCACAGGTCGCCAACAATCGCGCGCAATTCTATCGCGACCTTCCGGCGGGGCCTTTCTATGGGTTCAACCGGCCGGGCGCGAAATCCTCGGAGGGCATCATCCAGAACTGGTGGCGGCAGGGAATGATGGGCGGGGCCAAGGCCCACTACGACGGAATCGTCGCGTTCTCACAGACGGACTTCACCGACGATCTCAAGAAGATCACGGTTCCCGTCCTGGTGATGCACGGGGATGACGACCAGATCGTCCCCTACGCCGACGCAGGTCCGCTGTCCGCCAAGCTACTCAAGAAGGGGACGCTGAAGACCTATAAGGGCTTTCCACACGGTATGCCCACCACGCAGGCCGAGACCATCAACGCAGACCTGCTGTCGTTCCTGAAATCGTGA
- a CDS encoding SRPBCC family protein gives MSSHEQYAPGAASGAEVRKDGDKWTLVLARDLPHNPKNVWKALTDPEHLREWAPFDSDRNLGSVGTAKLSTVGAPTPHVSETQVKRADAPKVLEFTWGGQDIRWELEPLGGGGTRLTLWHNIDRGFISMGAAGWHICFDVLERFLAGRPIGRIVGAEAMKFGGWQRLNAEYAKQFGVETPGWPSRPT, from the coding sequence ATGAGCAGCCATGAGCAATACGCGCCGGGTGCCGCTTCTGGCGCAGAGGTTCGAAAAGACGGAGACAAGTGGACGCTCGTTCTCGCCCGCGACCTCCCCCACAATCCCAAAAACGTTTGGAAGGCGCTCACGGACCCCGAGCATCTCCGCGAATGGGCTCCATTCGATTCTGACCGGAACCTCGGTAGCGTTGGCACCGCAAAGCTCTCGACAGTGGGGGCGCCGACGCCGCATGTATCCGAGACCCAGGTGAAGCGGGCCGACGCGCCCAAGGTGCTCGAATTCACCTGGGGCGGACAGGACATCCGCTGGGAACTGGAGCCGCTGGGAGGCGGCGGCACTCGGCTCACGCTTTGGCACAACATCGACCGCGGATTCATATCGATGGGCGCTGCGGGCTGGCACATCTGCTTCGATGTGCTGGAGCGGTTTCTCGCTGGTCGGCCCATTGGACGCATCGTGGGCGCCGAGGCCATGAAGTTCGGCGGCTGGCAGCGATTGAACGCCGAGTACGCAAAGCAGTTCGGCGTTGAGACCCCCGGTTGGCCCTCTCGCCCGACCTGA